One part of the Arabidopsis thaliana chromosome 1 sequence genome encodes these proteins:
- a CDS encoding HMG (high mobility group) box protein with ARID/BRIGHT DNA-binding domain-containing protein (HMG (high mobility group) box protein with ARID/BRIGHT DNA-binding domain; FUNCTIONS IN: sequence-specific DNA binding transcription factor activity; INVOLVED IN: regulation of transcription; LOCATED IN: intracellular, nucleus; EXPRESSED IN: 10 plant structures; EXPRESSED DURING: 7 growth stages; CONTAINS InterPro DOMAIN/s: High mobility group, superfamily (InterPro:IPR009071), High mobility group, HMG1/HMG2 (InterPro:IPR000910), ARID/BRIGHT DNA-binding domain (InterPro:IPR001606); BEST Arabidopsis thaliana protein match is: HMG (high mobility group) box protein with ARID/BRIGHT DNA-binding domain (TAIR:AT1G76110.1); Has 3445 Blast hits to 3110 proteins in 301 species: Archae - 0; Bacteria - 5; Metazoa - 2269; Fungi - 308; Plants - 431; Viruses - 3; Other Eukaryotes - 429 (source: NCBI BLink).): MASSSCLKQGSVPMNNVCVTPEATYEAVVADPRLFMTSLERLHSLLGTKFMVPIIGGRDLDLHKLFVEVTSRGGINKILNERRWKEVTATFVFPPTATNASYVLRKYYFSLLNNYEQIYFFRSNGQIPPDSMQSPSARPCFIQGAIRPSQELQALTFTPQPKINTAEFLGGSLAGSNVVGVIDGKFESGYLVTVTIGSEQLKGVLYQLLPQNTVSYQTPQQSHGVLPNTLNISANPQGVAGGVTKRRRRRKKSEIKRRDPDHPKPNRSGYNFFFAEQHARLKPLHPGKDRDISRMIGELWNKLNEDEKLIYQGKAMEDKERYRTEMEDYREKKKNGQLISNAVPLQQRLPEQNVDMAEADLPIDEVEEDDEEGDSSGSSGESEPHDDQSIETDPELEEPSLNPSGPNLNPNPTEIVVAPKEKNGDVVMETSPLKKADEPTVAVTAEQN; this comes from the exons ATGGCATCAAGCTCTTGTCTCAAGCAAGGGTCAGTGCCAATGAACAATGTTTGTGTTACCCCTGAAGCAACGTATGAGGCTGTGGTTGCAGACCCTAGGCTTTTCATGACTTCCTTGGAAAGGCTGCACTCTCTCTTGGGTACTAAATTCAT GGTTCCGATCATAGGAGGAAGAGATTTGGACTTGCACAAGCTTTTCGTTGAGGTAACCTCACGTGGCGGAATCAATAAG ATACTTAATGAAAGGAGATGGAAAGAAGTAACTGCTACATTTGTCTTTCCTCCAACTGCAACAAACGCATCATATGTTCTGCGCAAATACTACTTCTCGCTGCTGAACAATTATGAGCAAATCTATTTCTTCAGATCTAATGGTCAGATTCCTCCAG ACTCTATGCAGAGTCCATCTGCTAGACCATGCTTTATTCAGGGAGCCATTAGACCTTCACAAGAACTTCAAGCTCTAACCTTTACCCCACAGCCCAAGATCAATACTGCAGAATTCCTCGGAG GATCACTTGCTGGATCAAATGTGGTTGGAGTGATCGATGGAAAATTCGAAAGTGGTTACCTTGTAACTGTAACAATTGGATCAGAGCAGCTTAAAGGAGTTCTGTATCAGCTTCTTCCTCAGAACACAGTTTCTTATCAAACTCCGCAACAGAGTCATGGTGTCCTCCCGAACACTCTGAACATTTCTGCCAATCCTCAGGGGGTTGCAGGAGGAGTAACAAAACGCCgtaggagaagaaagaaatcagAGATCAAAAGACGTGATCCTGATCATCCAAAACCCAACAGAAGTGGTTATAACTTCTTTTTCGCAGAGCAGCACGCGAGACTTAAACCGCTTCATCCTGGTAAGGATAGGGATATCAGCAGGATGATTGGTGAGCTATGGAACAAGCTGAATGAAGACGAAAAATTG ATTTACCAAGGGAAGGCAATGGAGGACAAAGAGCGATACAGAACTGAAATGGAAGattacagagagaaaaaaaagaatggacAGCTCATAAGCAACGCTGTTCCGCTGCAACAGAGACTTCCGGAGCAAAACGTAGACATGGCTGAAGCTGACCTTCCAATTGATGAAGtcgaagaagatgacgaagaagGTGATTCAAGCGGATCCTCAGGCGAAAGCGAGCCACATGATGATCAGAGCATAGAAACTGATCCTGAATTGGAAGAGCCATCTCTGAATCCCTCAGGTccaaacctaaaccctaatccgACTGAGATAGTGGTGGCTCCTAAGGAGAAAAACGGCGATGTTGTGATGGAAACATCTCCATTGAAGAAAGCCGATGAGCCAACTGTGGCGGTGACTGCTGAGCAGAACTGA
- a CDS encoding zein-binding protein (Protein of unknown function, DUF593) (CONTAINS InterPro DOMAIN/s: Intermediate filament protein, conserved site (InterPro:IPR018039), Protein of unknown function DUF593 (InterPro:IPR007656); BEST Arabidopsis thaliana protein match is: Protein of unknown function, DUF593 (TAIR:AT4G13630.2); Has 7701 Blast hits to 5611 proteins in 507 species: Archae - 60; Bacteria - 425; Metazoa - 4500; Fungi - 427; Plants - 586; Viruses - 7; Other Eukaryotes - 1696 (source: NCBI BLink).), whose translation MTVQGMKGKRFVTRRSRNGLKNHRRSGRVNCASLRSISSSEAFDETAKTNLMQPYDETCSNDDQKDCGKAGEGTNLSHWPEFEKTVSVNQQVNSNSSAEQSFVRNVEKRSVRDLEELLKEERAARATVCVELDKERSAAASAADEAMAMIHRLQDEKAAIEMEARQFQRLVEERSTFDAEEMVILKDILIRREREKHFLEKEVEAYRQLLEETEELECSLIKEKNVPEPEHKQNKDCQERRALLVQELDGTVLDMPYREEGNRDKNRDLYKSDSEVAYSRVRDVYMVKDETENISKKKNLEESSVGKPKESLDENSIIVSGIARKLPPLCRPRKKSLSSSGSRRKSMSAVDYERLKIENEVELLRERLKAVQEEREELTRRASLPPLPSKVRATSEKRSWTRSCSMDLHSS comes from the exons ATGACCGTTCAGGGCATGAAAGGCAAACGTTTTGTTacaagaagatcaagaaacgGTCTTAAAAACCATAGGAGATCAGGTCGTGTAAACTGTGCAAGTCTCAGATCTATTTCTTCATCAGAAGCCTTTGATGAGACCGCAAAAACCAATTTGATGCAGCCTTATGATGAGACATGTTCCAATGATGACCAAAAAG ATTGTGGTAAGGCAGGAGAGGGGACTAATCTATCTCATTGGCCGGAATTTGAGAAAACCGTATCAGTTAATCAACAGGTAAACTCCAATTCATCAGCAGAACAATCTTTTGTGAGAAATGTAGAGAAAAGATCTGTTAGGGATTTAGAAGAATTattgaaagaagagagagcgGCTCGAGCAACGGTTTGTGTCGAGCTTGACAAAGAGAGAAGCGCTGCAGCATCAGCAGCGGATGAAGCGATGGCGATGATACATAGGCTGCAAGATGAGAAGGCGGCAATTGAAATGGAAGCGAGGCAGTTCCAGAGACTGGTTGAAGAGAGATCGACTTTTGATGCTGAAGAGATGGTCATACTCAAAGACATTTTGATACGGCgtgagagagaaaaacattTCTTGGAGAAAGAAGTTGAAGCTTATAGACAACTACtcgaagaaacagaggaattgGAATGTTCtttaataaaagagaagaatgttCCAGAACCggaacacaaacaaaacaaagactgTCAAGAGAGAAGAGCTTTGCTCGTTCAGGAACTTGATGGAACGGTTCTCGATATGCCTTatagagaagaaggaaacagagATAAAAACAGAGATCTGTATAAATCAGATTCAGAAGTCGCGTACTCACGTGTGCGTGATGTTTATATGGTGAAGGACGAAACAGAGAACAttagtaagaagaagaatctagaAGAATCCTCTGTTGGCAAACCTAAAGAATCGTTGGATGAAAACAGTATCATTGTCTCGGGGATTGCTCGAAAGCTACCTCCCTTATGTCGTCCACGCAAGAAGTCGCTGAGCTCTTCGGGTTCAAGGAGAAAATCGATGTCTGCGGTTGATTATGAGAGgttaaagattgaaaatgaaGTGGAATTGTTAAGAGAAAGATTAAAGGCTGTTCAAGAGGAAAGAGAGGAGCTTACGAGACGAGCATCTTTGCCTCCTTTACCATCAAAG GTTAGGGCTACGTCAGAGAAGCGAAGTTGGACAAGATCTTGTTCCATGGATCTTCACTCTTCTTGA
- a CDS encoding NADH dehydrogenase ubiquinone complex I, assembly factor-like protein (DUF185) (Protein of unknown function (DUF185); CONTAINS InterPro DOMAIN/s: Protein of unknown function DUF185 (InterPro:IPR003788); Has 316 Blast hits to 314 proteins in 164 species: Archae - 0; Bacteria - 117; Metazoa - 2; Fungi - 113; Plants - 44; Viruses - 0; Other Eukaryotes - 40 (source: NCBI BLink).) yields MAFVRYIPCRKIPRNVDQFELPCLGSLRAFFSTQKLIGDEPVLVRDFIHTALYDPIQGYFSQRSKSVGVLERSIKFNQLEGRKAYMKLLEKVYKQSDISWFTPVELFKPWYAHGIAEAILRTTNLSVPLKIYEIGGGSGTCAKGVLDYIMLNAPERIYKNMSYTSIEISPSLAKIQKETVAQVGSHLSKFRVECRDASDLAGWKNVEQQPCWVIMLEVLDNLPHDLVYSKSQLSPWMEVLVENKPESEALSELYKPLEDPLIKRCIEIVEHEDDPVSKPKEIWSKLFPKPRRSWLPTGCLKLLEVLHAKLPKMSLIASDFSFLPDVKVPGERAPLVSTKKDGCSSDYSSYLDAKGDADIFFPTDFWLLERMDHYCSGWRKMEKDGTPSKKGRKRRTLTLDTSAFMDEFGLPSKTRTKDGYNPLLDDFKNTKFYLSVPTHNTK; encoded by the exons ATGGCTTTCGTTCGATATATCCCTTGTCGGAAGATTCCACGAAATGTTGATCAATTCGAGCTGCCATGTCTTGGATCGCTTCGAGCTTTCTTCTCTACTCAGAAGCTCATAGGGGATGAACCAGTTCTC GTTCGAGATTTCATACACACTGCATTATATGATCCAATACAAGGCTACTTCTCTCAACGGTCAAAATCTGTCGGGGTTTTGGAGAGAAGCATTAAGTTCAACCAGCTTGAAG GGAGGAAAGCATACATGAAACTCTTGGAAAAAGTATACAAGCAGAGTGACATTTCTTGGTTTACTCCAGTGGAGCTTTTCAAG CCTTGGTATGCTCATGGGATTGCAGAAGCTATACTGCGTACCACAAATCTCTCAGTTCCATTAAAG ATATACGAAATTGGTGGTGGATCGGGCACATGTGCCAAGGGTGTATTGGACTATATAATGTTGAATGCTCCGGAGAGAATCTACAAGAACATGAGCTACAC TTCTATAGAAATCAGTCCCTCACTTGCTAAGATTCAGAAGGAAACTGTTGCACAAGTTGGAAGTCATCTATCAAAGTTCCGAGTTGAGTGTCGTGATGCATCTGACCTAGCTGGATGGA AGAATGTGGAGCAACAACCGTGCTGGGTGATAATGCTTGAG GTGCTAGATAATCTCCCACATGATCTTGTCTATTCCAAAAGTCAACTTTCCCCATGGATGGAAGTCTTGGTTGAAAATAAACCAGAGAG CGAAGCACTCTCTGAGCTATACAAGCCTTTAGAAGATCCACTGATTAAGCGGTGCATTGAAATTGTTGAACATGAAGATGATCCGgtttcaaaaccaaaagaaatttgGTCTAAACTATTTCCCAAACCTAGACGTAGTTGGCTTCCAACAGGTtgtttg AAACTGCTAGAGGTTTTACATGCAAAGCTGCCAAAGATGTCCCTAATTGCTTCGGACTTTAGCTTCTTGCCTGATGTGAAAGTTCCTGGTGAAAGAGCCCCATTGGTTTCAACAAAG AAAGATGGATGTAGCTCAGATTACAGTAGTTATCTGGACGCAAAG GGTGATGCTGATATATTTTTCCCAACCGATTTCTGGCTTCTAGAACGAATGGACCATTATTGTTCCGGTTGGAGGAAGATGGAAAAAGACGGGACACCATCgaaaaaaggaaggaaaagGCGAACTCTCACT CTTGATACATCAGCGTTCATGGATGAGTTTGGTTTACCTTCAAAGACGAGAACAAAGGACGGATATAACCCCTTACTTGATGACTTCAAGAACACTAAGTTCTATCTTAGTGTCCCAACACACAACACTAAGTAG
- a CDS encoding O-fucosyltransferase family protein (O-fucosyltransferase family protein; CONTAINS InterPro DOMAIN/s: GDP-fucose protein O-fucosyltransferase (InterPro:IPR019378); BEST Arabidopsis thaliana protein match is: O-fucosyltransferase family protein (TAIR:AT1G22460.1); Has 861 Blast hits to 824 proteins in 30 species: Archae - 0; Bacteria - 0; Metazoa - 0; Fungi - 0; Plants - 861; Viruses - 0; Other Eukaryotes - 0 (source: NCBI BLink).): MRRLGHHRLHGKTGGVGTKGMVAKLSIGVIVLLICTLSLLFSANIGSNREPTRPSKINVEELWESAKSGGWRPSSAPRSDWPPPTKETNGYLRVRCNGGLNQQRSAICNAVLAARIMNATLVLPELDANSFWHDDSGFQGIYDVEHFIETLKYDVKIVGKIPDVHKNGKTKKIKAFQIRPPRDAPIEWYLTTALKAMREHSAIYLTPFSHRLAEEIDNPEYQRLRCRVNYHALRFKPHIMKLSESIVDKLRSQGHFMSIHLRFEMDMLAFAGCFDIFNPEEQKILRKYRKENFADKRLIYNERRAIGKCPLTPEEVGLILRAMRFDNSTRIYLAAGELFGGEQFMKPFRTLFPRLDNHSSVDPSEELSATSQGLIGSAVDYMVCLLSDIFMPTYDGPSNFANNLLGHRLYYGFRTTIRPDRKALAPIFIAREKGKRAGFEEAVRRVMLKTNFGGPHKRVSPESFYTNSWPECFCQMNPKKSSDKCPPNNVIEILDSRLESIRDPDSTSQTNSTVTGLER; the protein is encoded by the exons ATGCGAAG GTTAGGTCACCACCGACTTCATGGGAAGACGGGAGGAGTTGGAACAAAGGGGATGGTGGCGAAACTGTCTATCGGAGTCATTGTTCTACTGATCTGTACGCTCTCGCTGCTTTTCTCGGCTAACATCGGTAGCAATCGCGAACCGACCCGTCCATCTAAG ATAAACGTGGAAGAGCTCTGGGAGAGTGCTAAATCTGGTGGTTGGAGACCGTCTTCTGCACCACGATCTGACTGGCCTC CTCCTACGAAGGAGACAAATGGTTATCTCCGTGTTCGATGTAATGGTGGTTTGAATCAGCAACGTAGTGCG ATATGTAATGCAGTACTTGCTGCGCGGATCATGAATGCTACACTTGTGTTGCCCGAATTAGATGCAAACTCGTTTTGGCATGATGACAG TGGTTTTCAAGGTATCTATGACGTTGAACATTTTATTGAGACACTGAAGTATGATGTTAAGATTGTGGGAAAGATCCCCGATGTTCACAAAAATGGGAAAACCAAGAAGATAAAAGCTTTTCAG ATTCGTCCTCCTCGAGATGCTCCTATTGAGTGGTACCTGACAACTGCTCTAAAGGCAATGAGGGAACATAGTGCTATCTATCTTACCCCTTTTTCACATCGTTTAGCGGAGGAAATTGACAATCCTGAATATCAAAGGTTAAGGTGCAGAGTGAACTACCATGCTTTGAGATTCAAGCCACACATCATGAAGTTGAGTGAATCTATTGTTGATAAACTCCGGTCACAGGGCCACTTCATGTCGATCCATCTTCGTTTTGAAATGGATATGTTGGCATTTGCGGG GTGCTTTGACATATTTAACCCTGAGGAACAGAAGATACTTAGGAAGTACcgtaaagaaaattttgcagATAAAAGGCTTATTTACAACGAAAGACGGGCTATCGGGAAGTGTCCACTGACCCCTGAGGAG GTAGGTCTTATATTACGAGCAATGAGATTCGACAACTCAACAAGGATATACCTAGCAGCCGGTGAACTTTTTGGCGGGGAACAGTTCATGAAACCGTTTCGAACATTATTCCCACGGCTTGATAACCATAGCTCGGTAGACCCCTCTGAGGAGCTGTCAGCAACCTCACAGGGATTAATAGGATCAGCTGTGGATTACATGGTTTGTCTTCTCTCCGACATTTTTATGCCAACATATGATGGACCGAGCAATTTCGCCAACAATCTCTTAGGTCATCGCCTTTACTATGGTTTCCGTACCACAATCAGACCAGACAGAAAAGCATTAGCTCCAATTTTCATAGCTAGAGAGAAGGGGAAAAGGGCTGGCTTCGAAGAGGCAGTGAGACGAGTAATGCTGAAAACAAACTTCGGAGGGCCTCACAAGCGTGTATCTCCTGAATCGTTTTATACAAATTCATGGCCTGAATGTTTCTGTCAGATGAATCCGAAGAAGTCTAGTGATAAATGCCCGCCAAATAATGTTATAGAGATTCTTGACAGCCGGTTAGAGAGTATCAGAGATCCAGATTCAACTTCTCAGACGAATTCCACGGTCACTGGATTAGAACGGTAA
- the SPS3F gene encoding sucrose phosphate synthase 3F (sucrose phosphate synthase 3F (SPS3F); FUNCTIONS IN: sucrose-phosphate synthase activity, transferase activity, transferring glycosyl groups; INVOLVED IN: biosynthetic process, sucrose metabolic process; LOCATED IN: cellular_component unknown; EXPRESSED IN: 9 plant structures; EXPRESSED DURING: LP.04 four leaves visible, 4 anthesis, C globular stage, petal differentiation and expansion stage; CONTAINS InterPro DOMAIN/s: Sucrose-phosphate synthase (InterPro:IPR006380), Sucrose synthase (InterPro:IPR000368), Sucrose phosphate synthase, plant (InterPro:IPR012819), Glycosyl transferase, group 1 (InterPro:IPR001296); BEST Arabidopsis thaliana protein match is: sucrose phosphate synthase 1F (TAIR:AT5G20280.1); Has 8635 Blast hits to 8489 proteins in 1558 species: Archae - 393; Bacteria - 5603; Metazoa - 16; Fungi - 85; Plants - 793; Viruses - 0; Other Eukaryotes - 1745 (source: NCBI BLink).), which translates to MAGNEWINGYLEAILDSQAQGIEETQQKPQASVNLREGDGQYFNPTKYFVEEVVTGVDETDLHRTWLKVVATRNSRERNSRLENMCWRIWHLTRKKKQLEWEDSQRIANRRLEREQGRRDATEDLSEDLSEGEKGDGLGEIVQPETPRRQLQRNLSNLEIWSDDKKENRLYVVLISLHGLVRGENMELGSDSDTGGQVKYVVELARALARMPGVYRVDLFTRQICSSEVDWSYAEPTEMLTTAEDCDGDETGESSGAYIIRIPFGPRDKYLNKEILWPFVQEFVDGALAHILNMSKVLGEQIGKGKPVWPYVIHGHYADAGDSAALLSGALNVPMVLTGHSLGRNKLEQLLKQGRQSKEDINSTYKIKRRIEAEELSLDAAELVITSTRQEIDEQWGLYDGFDVKLEKVLRARARRGVNCHGRFMPRMAVIPPGMDFTNVEVQEDTPEGDGDLASLVGGTEGSSPKAVPTIWSEVMRFFTNPHKPMILALSRPDPKKNITTLLKAFGECRPLRELANLTLIMGNRDDIDELSSGNASVLTTVLKLIDKYDLYGSVAYPKHHKQSDVPDIYRLAANTKGVFINPALVEPFGLTLIEAAAHGLPMVATKNGGPVDIHRALHNGLLVDPHDQEAIANALLKLVSEKNLWHECRINGWKNIHLFSWPEHCRTYLTRIAACRMRHPQWQTDADEVAAQDDEFSLNDSLKDVQDMSLRLSMDGDKPSLNGSLEPNSADPVKQIMSRMRTPEIKSKPELQGKKQSDNLGSKYPVLRRRERLVVLAVDCYDNEGAPDEKAMVPMIQNIIKAVRSDPQMAKNSGFAISTSMPLDELTRFLKSAKIQVSEFDTLICSSGSEVYYPGGEEGKLLPDPDYSSHIDYRWGMEGLKNTVWKLMNTTAVGGEARNKGSPSLIQEDQASSNSHCVAYMIKDRSKVMRVDDLRQKLRLRGLRCHPMYCRNSTRMQIVPLLASRSQALRYLFVRWRLNVANMYVVVGDRGDTDYEELISGTHKTVIVKGLVTLGSDALLRSTDLRDDIVPSESPFIGFLKVDSPVKEITDIFKQLSKATA; encoded by the exons ATGGCGGGGAACGAGTGGATAAATGGGTATTTGGAGGCGATTCTTGACAGCCAAGCTCAGGGGATTGAAGAAACGCAGCAGAAACCACAAGCTTCTGTGAATCTGAGAGAAGGTGATGGACAATATTTCAATCCGACTAAATACTTCGTTGAGGAAGTTGTGACTGGTGTCGATGAAACCGATCTTCACCGGACTTGGCTCAAAGTTGTAGCCACTCGCAATTCTCGTGAACGTAACTCTCGGTTGGAGAATATGTGTTGGAGAATCTGGCATCTCACTCGCAAGAAGAAGCAG TTGGAATGGGAGGATTCTCAGCGAATAGCGAATAGGAGATTGGAAAGAGAACAGGGAAGAAGAGATGCGACAGAGGATTTGTCTGAAGATTTATCAGAAGGAGAGAAAGGTGATGGTCTTGGAGAAATTGTTCAACCGGAGACACCTCGAAGACAATTGCAACGCAATTTATCCAATCTCGAAATCTGGTCTGATGATAAGAAGGAGAATCGTCTTTACGTTGTCCTCATCAG TTTGCATGGGTTGGTTCGTGGAGAAAACATGGAGCTTGGTAGCGATTCCGATACTGGTGGACAG GTGAAATATGTTGTGGAGCTAGCTCGAGCTTTAGCGAGAATGCCTGGTGTGTACCGAGTTGATCTGTTTACTCGCCAGATATGCTCATCAGAAGTTGATTGGAGCTATGCAGAGCCAACGGAGATGCTAACCACTGCTGAAGATTGTGATGGCGATGAAACCGGGGAAAGCAGCGGAGCATATATCATTAGGATACCGTTTGGTCCACGGGATAAGTACTTAAACAAAGAGATTCTCTGGCCGTTTGTCCAAGAGTTTGTTGATGGAGCTTTAGCTCACATTCTAAACATGTCAAAAGTTTTGGGAGAGCAGATTGGGAAGGGGAAGCCTGTGTGGCCATATGTGATTCATGGACATTACGCGGATGCAGGGGATAGTGCCGCTCTGCTTTCTGGTGCGTTGAACGTTCCTATGGTCCTGACGGGTCATTCTCTAGGAAGAAACAAGCTTGAGCAGCTTTTGAAACAAGGGAGGCAATCAAAGGAGGATATAAATTCCACATATAAGATCAAGAGGAGGATCGAGGCCGAGGAGCTATCTCTGGATGCTGCAGAGCTTGTTATAACAAGCACGAGGCAGGAGATTGATGAACAGTGGGGACTTTATGATGGGTTCGATGTAAAACTCGAGAAAGTCTTGAGAGCTCGTGCTAGACGCGGTGTTAATTGCCACGGAAGGTTCATGCCAAGAATGGCG GTTATTCCTCCGGGGATGGATTTCACAAACGTTGAGGTTCAAGAAGATACACCTGAGGGTGATGGAGATTTAGCTTCCTTAGTAGGAGGAACCGAGGGATCTTCTCCTAAAGCGGTTCCAACTATCTGGTCTGAA GTTATGAGGTTTTTTACAAATCCTCACAAACCTATGATCTTGGCATTATCTAGACCAGACCCAAAGAAGAACATAACCACTCTTCTGAAAGCCTTTGGCGAATGTCGGCCTCTACGGGAGCTAGCTAATCTC ACTTTGATTATGGGAAATCGAGATGATATAGATGAGTTGTCATCTGGAAACGCTAGCGTTCTTACAACCGTCTTGAAACTCATCGACAAATATGATCTTTACGGGTCTGTCGCATATCCAAAGCATCATAAACAGTCTGATGTTCCTGATATATACCGACTTGCTGCAAATACAAAGGGTGTTTTCATAAATCCAGCTTTGGTTGAGCCTTTTGGCCTTACACTCATTGAG GCTGCAGCTCACGGACTTCCGATGGTAGCAACAAAGAATGGAGGACCAGTTGATATTCATAGG GCATTGCACAACGGTTTGCTTGTGGATCCACACGATCAAGAAGCGATAGCGAATGCGTTGTTGAAGCTGGTATCTGAGAAGAATTTATGGCATGAGTGCAGGATTAACGGTTGGAAGAACATTCACCTCTTCTCATGGCCTGAGCATTGCCGGACTTACCTTACACGTATAGCCGCGTGCCGTATGAGACATCCGCAGTGGCAGACAGATGCGGACGAAGTGGCTGCTCAAGACGATGAATTTTCACTCAACGACTCTCTTAAAGACGTTCAAGACATGTCTCTGAGACTCTCTATGGATGGAGATAAACCATCGTTGAACGGGTCTCTTGAACCGAATTCTGCTGATCCGGTTAAACAAATCATGAGCCGGATGAGGACACCTGAAATCAAGAGTAAACCAGAATTACAGGGGAAGAAACAAAGTGATAACTTGGGTAGCAAGTATCCGGTTTTGAGGCGACGGGAACGGTTGGTGGTTTTAGCGGTTGATTGCTATGACAATGAGGGAGCTCCGGATGAGAAAGCAATGGTTCCGATGATTCAGAATATCATCAAAGCCGTGCGATCGGATCCACAGATGGCTAAAAACTCTGGTTTTGCGATTTCCACTTCTATGCCGCTTGATGAATTAACTCGCTTCTTGAAGTCTGCCAAGATTCAGGTGAGTGAGTTCGACACATTAATATGCAGCAGCGGGAGCGAAGTGTATTATCCAGGAGGGGAAGAGGGAAAGCTTCTTCCGGATCCTGACTATTCCTCGCATATCGATTACCGATGGGGCATGGAAGGGCTTAAGAACACGGTGTGGAAACTGATGAACACTACTGCTGTTGGTGGTGAGGCAAGAAACAAGGGCTCTCCAAGTCTTATTCAAGAGGATCAGGCATCTAGCAATTCCCATTGCGTTGCATATATGATCAAAGATCGTTCCAAG GTGATGAGAGTAGATGACTTACGTCAGAAGTTACGACTAAGAGGCCTTCGTTGCCATCCAATGTATTGTCGGAATTCAACGAGAATGCAGATCGttcctcttcttgcttctcgaTCTCAAGCTCTCAG GTACTTGTTCGTGCGGTGGAGGCTAAATGTGGCGAACATGTACGTGGTGGTTGGAGATCGTGGCGATACGGACTATGAGGAATTGATATCCGGCACACACAAGACTGTTATCGTCAAGGGGCTCGTCACATTGGGTTCTGATGCTCTTCTCCGGTCAACAGACCTCCGAGACGACATCGTTCCATCAGAGAGTCCTTTTATCGGTTTTCTCAAGGTTGATTCACCGGTTAAGGAGATAACCGACATTTTTAAGCAGCTCTCGAAAGCCACTGCTTGA